Proteins from a genomic interval of Trifolium pratense cultivar HEN17-A07 linkage group LG6, ARS_RC_1.1, whole genome shotgun sequence:
- the LOC123888035 gene encoding RING-H2 finger protein ATL33-like: protein MKLLLLIIYNNNNNHSFHHFATMQNSPTIISIPPPFPLFPPPQPTGGQIVVIPIPPPPFRPFFGAPSSEFQITDPAPPPPFAGDSSSVDLSPLEFLLALVAIVTIPALIYTFIFAYGCSSSHRRRSSSDEVSGDPSIASELSRHDVESVSPVESAGVKYQKETHATKIGGECPVCLSVFSDGEEIRQLSVCKHSFHTSCIDLWLSNNSNCPICRATVASTAAATAKSSDSSRDGDHQQVPRDAASLV from the coding sequence atgaaattattattattaattatttataataataataataatcactcTTTCCACCATTTTGCTACGATGCAAAACTCACCCACAATTATCTCAATTCCGCCACCGTTTCCGTTGTTTCCTCCGCCGCAACCCACCGGAGGACAAATTGTTGTAATTCCAATACCACCTCCACCGTTTAGACCATTCTTCGGCGCTCCCAGCTCGGAGTTTCAAATCACTGACCCTGCTCCACCACCACCGTTCGCCGGCGATTCTAGCTCCGTCGATTTATCTCCTTTAGAGTTTCTCCTAGCTCTCGTTGCAATTGTTACTATTCCCGCCTTGATCTACACTTTCATCTTCGCATACGGATGTTCATCTTCTCATCGTCGGAGATCCTCCTCCGATGAAGTTTCCGGTGATCCTTCAATTGCATCGGAGCTCTCTCGCCATGACGTGGAAAGTGTTTCTCCAGTAGAAAGTGCCGGAGTGAAGTATCAGAAGGAAACGCACGCAACAAAAATCGGCGGCGAGTGTCCGGTGTGTTTATCGGTGTTTTCCGACGGTGAAGAAATTCGGCAGTTGAGTGTTTGCAAACACTCGTTTCATACTTCTTGCATTGATTTGTGGCTCAGTAACAACTCCAATTGTCCGATTTGCCGCGCCACGGTTGCTTCTACCGCTGCCGCGACAGCTAAAAGTTCCGATTCCAGTAGAGACGGTGATCATCAACAGGTTCCCCGTGATGCTGCttctttggtttga